The uncultured Cohaesibacter sp. genome window below encodes:
- a CDS encoding hydantoinase/oxoprolinase family protein gives MRRIGIDVGGTNTDAVLMDGDRILSLIKTSTTADVFSGIRNALNHVLAGMDPSEQDKIHAVMIGTTHFTNAVVERRGLARVASVRIGLPAASTILPMQGWPKDLHAQLDGGSYLIRGGHEFDGRPIVPFDSDAMRKAAEAIAASGVTAVAITSVFSPITADCETMAEAILKEIVPEASVTLSSQLGRIGLLERENATILNSALHPLARETISAFKRAIGESGLKAPLFLTQNDGTVMQAEQAAHYPVRCFASGPTNSMRGARMLSGIDDAVVLDIGGTTTDAGFLQNGFPREANSKVDIGGVATFFPMPDVVAVALGGGTVIREEGARIGPDSVGFRMTEKALVFGGDTLTLSDFAIRQGLMQFGEPDRVENLEATTLERVSAWIGETLGDLVDQMKTSAGDVPVIVVGGGAALAPDQLDGVSQVIKVENAGVANAVGAAMAQVSGEVDKVYYDMSRDQALEAARLLAEDRAIEAGADARTLKLIDVEDAPLSYMPGNPLRVRVRLVGDLGLV, from the coding sequence GACCGGATCCTGTCCTTGATCAAGACCTCGACAACGGCGGACGTGTTCAGCGGCATTCGCAATGCGCTCAATCATGTGCTGGCTGGCATGGACCCTAGCGAACAGGACAAGATTCATGCGGTGATGATCGGCACGACCCATTTCACCAACGCGGTGGTGGAACGGCGCGGTCTTGCCCGTGTCGCCAGTGTGCGGATCGGTCTGCCTGCTGCTTCCACCATTCTACCCATGCAGGGTTGGCCTAAGGATCTGCATGCCCAATTGGATGGCGGCAGCTATCTGATCCGGGGTGGGCACGAGTTTGATGGGCGCCCGATTGTTCCGTTCGACAGCGACGCAATGCGCAAGGCGGCAGAGGCCATTGCCGCAAGCGGCGTGACGGCGGTTGCCATCACCTCGGTCTTCTCGCCGATTACCGCGGACTGCGAGACCATGGCGGAGGCCATCCTGAAGGAGATCGTGCCGGAGGCGAGTGTGACATTGTCCAGCCAGCTTGGTCGCATCGGTCTTCTGGAGCGGGAGAATGCCACCATCCTCAACAGTGCGCTGCACCCGCTGGCGAGGGAAACGATCTCTGCCTTCAAGAGGGCGATCGGCGAAAGTGGACTCAAGGCGCCGCTTTTCCTCACACAGAATGATGGCACGGTGATGCAGGCCGAGCAGGCGGCCCACTATCCTGTTCGTTGTTTCGCTTCCGGTCCGACTAATAGTATGCGTGGCGCTCGGATGCTCTCGGGCATTGATGATGCGGTCGTTCTGGATATCGGTGGCACCACGACCGATGCCGGGTTCCTGCAAAACGGTTTCCCGCGCGAAGCCAACAGCAAGGTTGATATCGGCGGTGTCGCCACCTTCTTTCCAATGCCTGACGTGGTGGCGGTCGCACTGGGCGGAGGCACCGTCATCCGCGAAGAGGGTGCGAGGATCGGGCCAGACAGCGTCGGCTTCCGGATGACCGAAAAGGCTCTGGTGTTTGGCGGGGACACATTGACACTCAGTGACTTTGCCATCCGGCAGGGGTTGATGCAGTTTGGAGAACCGGACCGGGTGGAAAACCTCGAGGCAACCACTCTTGAGAGGGTTTCTGCCTGGATCGGCGAAACGCTGGGAGATTTGGTTGATCAGATGAAAACCAGTGCCGGAGACGTGCCTGTCATCGTGGTCGGGGGCGGCGCTGCGCTCGCGCCGGATCAGCTCGACGGGGTCTCGCAGGTGATCAAGGTCGAGAATGCAGGCGTCGCCAATGCCGTCGGCGCGGCCATGGCGCAGGTCAGCGGCGAAGTTGACAAGGTCTACTACGACATGAGCCGCGATCAGGCGCTGGAAGCCGCGCGTCTGCTGGCCGAAGACCGGGCCATCGAGGCCGGTGCGGATGCCCGGACGCTGAAACTGATCGATGTGGAAGATGCCCCGCTGTCCTACATGCCGGGCAATCCCTTGCGGGTTCGCGTACGGCTGGTCGGTGATCTGGGGCTAGTTTGA